The following proteins come from a genomic window of Falco rusticolus isolate bFalRus1 chromosome 9, bFalRus1.pri, whole genome shotgun sequence:
- the ENTR1 gene encoding endosome-associated-trafficking regulator 1 isoform X2, translating into MAAGGLPAAGPAEPNPFSFREFVRSKARSGETAGGARQAVRPGPSLGPLLFPDLAPPGEAEDDEEEWDGSYQPSAVEQAHLAATGPASASAGSFCEGAGLAGSEEPNGASLGAPPGPCCHSPRQPSYAELKEENASLRSKINKLQIFSESQADKMRKLEKKLEENKIKEEKEAQDLEAMVQHVEQNLQLMTVQLKNYKMENEALRLGQSASLAVVKQNADVALQNLLTVITNSRSSIKQLVSGAESLQLVADLLKSIDRISEVSEDGQ; encoded by the exons AtggcggcgggggggctgccggcggcgggcccggccgaGCCCAACCCTTTCTCCTTCCGCGAGTTCGTCCGCAGCAAGGCCCGGAGCGGCGAGACGGCGGGCGGCGCCCGCCAG GCGGTGCGGCCCGGCCCCAGCCTCGGCCCCCTCTTGTTCCCGGATCTGGCGCCGCCCGGAGAGGCGGAAGACGATGAGGAGGAATGGGACGGGAGCTACCAGCCCTCGGCGGTGGAGCAGGCCCACCTCGCCGCCACGGGCCCCGCCTCGGCCTCCGCCGGCTCTTTCTGCGAgggcgcggggctggcgggcAGCGAGGAGCCGAACGGGGCTTCCCTGGGCGCGCCCCCGGGGCCGTGCTGCCACTCGCCACGGCAGCCCAGCTACGCGGAG ctaaaagAAGAGAATGCCAGTTTGAGAAGCAAGATCAATAAGCTTCAGATTTTCTCTGAAAGTCAAGCAGACAA GATGAGGAAGCTTGAAAAAAAgcttgaggaaaacaaaattaaagaagaaaaagaagcgCAGGATTTGGAAGCAATGGTGCAGCACGTGGAACAGAATCTCCAGCTGATGACT GTTCAGCTGAAGAATTACAAGATGGAGAATGAAGCCTTGAGGTTGGGCCAGTCAGCAAGTCTGGCCGTGGTGAAACAAAACGCAGACGTTGCCTTACAGAACCTTCTCACGGTCATAACCAACTCCCGGTCATCAATCAA GCAGCTGGTCTCTGGCGCAGAATCCCTGCAGCTCGTCGCTGATCTCCTTAAATCAATAGACAGAATTTCTGAAGTGTCAGAAGACGGACAGTGA
- the ENTR1 gene encoding endosome-associated-trafficking regulator 1 isoform X1, translating into MAAGGLPAAGPAEPNPFSFREFVRSKARSGETAGGARQAVRPGPSLGPLLFPDLAPPGEAEDDEEEWDGSYQPSAVEQAHLAATGPASASAGSFCEGAGLAGSEEPNGASLGAPPGPCCHSPRQPSYAELKEENASLRSKINKLQIFSESQADKMRKLEKKLEENKIKEEKEAQDLEAMVQHVEQNLQLMTKRAVKAENSATKLKQENALLQVQLKNYKMENEALRLGQSASLAVVKQNADVALQNLLTVITNSRSSIKQLVSGAESLQLVADLLKSIDRISEVSEDGQ; encoded by the exons AtggcggcgggggggctgccggcggcgggcccggccgaGCCCAACCCTTTCTCCTTCCGCGAGTTCGTCCGCAGCAAGGCCCGGAGCGGCGAGACGGCGGGCGGCGCCCGCCAG GCGGTGCGGCCCGGCCCCAGCCTCGGCCCCCTCTTGTTCCCGGATCTGGCGCCGCCCGGAGAGGCGGAAGACGATGAGGAGGAATGGGACGGGAGCTACCAGCCCTCGGCGGTGGAGCAGGCCCACCTCGCCGCCACGGGCCCCGCCTCGGCCTCCGCCGGCTCTTTCTGCGAgggcgcggggctggcgggcAGCGAGGAGCCGAACGGGGCTTCCCTGGGCGCGCCCCCGGGGCCGTGCTGCCACTCGCCACGGCAGCCCAGCTACGCGGAG ctaaaagAAGAGAATGCCAGTTTGAGAAGCAAGATCAATAAGCTTCAGATTTTCTCTGAAAGTCAAGCAGACAA GATGAGGAAGCTTGAAAAAAAgcttgaggaaaacaaaattaaagaagaaaaagaagcgCAGGATTTGGAAGCAATGGTGCAGCACGTGGAACAGAATCTCCAGCTGATGACT AAACGGGctgttaaagcagaaaacagtgctacaaaactgaaacaggaaaatgcacTACTTCAG GTTCAGCTGAAGAATTACAAGATGGAGAATGAAGCCTTGAGGTTGGGCCAGTCAGCAAGTCTGGCCGTGGTGAAACAAAACGCAGACGTTGCCTTACAGAACCTTCTCACGGTCATAACCAACTCCCGGTCATCAATCAA GCAGCTGGTCTCTGGCGCAGAATCCCTGCAGCTCGTCGCTGATCTCCTTAAATCAATAGACAGAATTTCTGAAGTGTCAGAAGACGGACAGTGA